A stretch of Sebastes fasciatus isolate fSebFas1 chromosome 19, fSebFas1.pri, whole genome shotgun sequence DNA encodes these proteins:
- the minar2 gene encoding major intrinsically disordered NOTCH2-binding receptor 1-like: MDISVLPNNNHPEKFLQLDVGMLPATHGMFQIGAIISSQRHWQNRVYSQRDRRVRTESWSPLSPEGTPVVFEDRYLERHITPVTLKSNIKRNPLFMDIRSMEVVDIKKPTPSWTVKEYDTQTIHGNLADYLKKTPKDLDFWLEDLYTPGFDSLLKKKEAEHKRKKLCKILSLIILCVCAVLIVIVVPIVVLQKKN; the protein is encoded by the exons ATGGACATCTCCGTTTTACCTAACAACAACCACCCGGAGAAGTTCCTTCAGCTGGACGTGGGGATGCTGCCGGCCACCCACGGCATGTTCCAGATCGGGGCAATTATATCCAGTCAGAGACACTGGCAGAACAGAGTCTACTCCCAG AGGGATCGAAGGGTAAGGACTGAAAGCTGGTCTCCTCTGTCCCCGGAGGGCACTCCTGTGGTGTTTGAGGACAGATACCTGGAGAGGCACATCACACCAGTCACTCTGAAGTCAAACATTAAAAGAAACCCTCTGTTCATGGACATAAGATCGATGGAAGTAGTGGACATCAAGAAGCCCACGCCTTCCTGGACTGTCAAGGAGTATGACACACAAACAATCCATGGAAACCTCGCAGATTATTTAAAG aaaactcCTAAAGATCTGGACTTCTGGCTGGAGGATCTCTACACACCAGGATTTGACTCTTTACTGAAGAAGAAAGAAGCagaacacaaaagaaaaaaactttgtAAAATTCTTTCTTTAatcattttgtgtgtttgtgcagtacTTATTGTGATTGTAGTGCCAATTGTGGTTCTACAGAAGAAAAACTGA